In Sulfuracidifex metallicus DSM 6482 = JCM 9184, a single window of DNA contains:
- a CDS encoding putative RNA uridine N3 methyltransferase — translation MFDKRDLRYITEKFSFIMRVSSIFRVNDLIWIDDVKNKDINKIICELYKYSILPSYLKKDFPIKNELKYAGLLSPVNLPSHPQQALPLEGEVRIGRKGNFGIDVDTPYNDGYSMVIDSIKRRAISYPDFTLYSGAAQKIIDEEGFCSAISSFTIVGTRSGNNPLERYFEIKNNYEKFGITLIIGPPKGGIIRKISSCNGNEEKEQYNKIEFYNFIPKQGVRDVRAEEALLSSLSIINMIIN, via the coding sequence TTGTTTGATAAACGAGATCTTAGATATATAACTGAAAAATTCTCATTCATAATGAGAGTTTCTTCAATATTCAGAGTTAATGATTTGATTTGGATAGATGACGTAAAAAATAAGGACATTAATAAAATTATATGTGAACTATATAAGTATTCTATATTACCTTCATATCTAAAGAAAGATTTTCCGATAAAAAATGAACTAAAATATGCAGGCCTATTAAGTCCAGTCAATCTACCTTCTCATCCTCAACAAGCCTTGCCTTTGGAAGGCGAAGTAAGAATAGGCAGGAAAGGGAATTTCGGAATAGACGTTGATACACCTTATAACGACGGTTACTCTATGGTCATCGATTCAATAAAAAGAAGAGCGATCAGTTATCCAGATTTTACGCTATATTCAGGAGCCGCTCAGAAAATAATAGATGAAGAAGGATTTTGCTCAGCTATATCATCCTTCACGATAGTAGGCACTAGAAGTGGAAATAATCCTTTAGAACGTTACTTTGAGATAAAGAATAATTATGAGAAATTTGGTATAACATTAATAATAGGTCCACCAAAGGGCGGGATAATTAGAAAAATATCTTCCTGCAATGGAAATGAAGAAAAAGAACAATATAACAAGATAGAGTTTTACAATTTTATTCCTAAACAAGGTGTAAGAGATGTTAGAGCAGAAGAGGCTTTACTATCTTCTTTATCCATAATAAACATGATAATAAACTAA
- a CDS encoding 50S ribosomal protein L3, which yields MGHRKLSSPRRGSAGLRPRKRSSEFLPTPRSWPSIKGSNPTLLGFIGYKAGMTHVYMVNDKQRSETFGKEIFVPVTVIETPPIVPIAIRAYTPKGSIIGEFWAQELPKELQLERRISHFKLHVEDNKKSLEKIKQNLEKAGYIRVIAGSMSSKVKSLGKKTPDISEVQIGGGDIKAQLDYALNIIGKPVEVDSIFKVGQLIDVIGVTKGKGFQGVVKRYSVVELPRWHKHRKGSRKAGTKGPSLGTPSYTPQPGQMGFHRRTDYNKRILKISADPAEINPAGGFVNYGLITSNYLVIKGSVQGAKGRPLFLRYPIRPFQLAAEAPQITYIDTFSKQG from the coding sequence ATGGGTCATCGTAAGTTATCTTCACCAAGACGTGGTTCCGCGGGCCTAAGACCCAGGAAAAGGTCATCAGAGTTCTTGCCAACGCCCAGAAGTTGGCCATCTATAAAAGGCAGTAATCCTACTCTGTTAGGTTTCATAGGTTATAAGGCCGGAATGACTCACGTTTATATGGTCAATGACAAGCAAAGATCAGAGACATTTGGAAAAGAGATCTTTGTGCCAGTTACAGTAATTGAAACTCCTCCAATAGTTCCAATTGCGATAAGAGCTTATACACCCAAAGGAAGTATTATAGGGGAATTTTGGGCTCAGGAACTTCCGAAAGAATTACAGCTGGAGAGAAGAATATCGCATTTTAAGTTACATGTAGAAGATAACAAGAAATCTTTAGAAAAAATAAAACAAAACTTGGAAAAAGCTGGTTATATAAGAGTAATTGCAGGATCTATGTCAAGCAAAGTAAAGTCGTTAGGCAAGAAAACCCCCGACATCTCTGAGGTACAAATAGGAGGAGGCGATATAAAGGCACAGCTTGACTATGCGTTAAATATAATAGGAAAACCAGTTGAAGTAGATTCGATTTTCAAAGTTGGTCAGCTTATCGATGTAATTGGAGTTACCAAAGGAAAAGGATTCCAAGGGGTAGTTAAAAGGTACAGCGTAGTTGAATTACCTAGGTGGCATAAACACAGAAAGGGAAGCAGAAAAGCCGGTACCAAAGGTCCATCTTTGGGCACTCCAAGCTATACCCCTCAGCCAGGGCAAATGGGATTTCACAGAAGGACTGACTATAATAAGAGGATATTGAAGATTTCAGCCGATCCTGCAGAAATAAATCCGGCTGGAGGCTTTGTCAACTATGGCCTTATAACCAGTAACTATTTAGTTATAAAAGGTTCAGTTCAGGGAGCTAAGGGTAGGCCACTTTTCTTAAGATATCCTATAAGGCCTTTCCAGTTGGCAGCAGAGGCTCCACAAATTACATATATAGACACGTTTAGTAAACAAGGGTGA
- the rpl4p gene encoding 50S ribosomal protein L4, giving the protein MYLELLEKKSQIIGKEGKVEGEIKLPLIFSYPIRNDLIRRAFHASFTKSLQPKGRDPNAGRRTSAESFGINLGMARVPRVKITGDAALAPNTVGGRAAFPPSPREKIVEYINRKEMRNAVISALSATADENVVKMRGHKFTVAVLPIIVKDEVAQLSSTSDVEELLEKIGIIDDIKRVKEGTKIRSGRGKMRGRRYKEPIGPLLVVHSPELPIVKAFRNLPGADVITSKQVSVIHLAPGGHPGRLTIYTESSITQLEKRLGASK; this is encoded by the coding sequence ATATATCTTGAGTTATTAGAAAAGAAATCTCAAATAATTGGAAAAGAAGGAAAAGTGGAAGGGGAAATAAAGCTTCCTTTAATATTTAGCTATCCAATAAGAAACGATTTAATAAGAAGAGCATTTCATGCATCTTTTACCAAATCCTTGCAGCCAAAGGGAAGAGATCCCAATGCTGGTAGAAGAACGTCTGCAGAAAGTTTCGGAATTAACTTAGGTATGGCAAGAGTACCTAGGGTAAAGATTACTGGAGATGCAGCTCTGGCACCTAATACTGTAGGCGGAAGAGCAGCATTTCCTCCTTCTCCCAGGGAAAAGATAGTGGAGTATATAAATAGAAAAGAGATGCGAAACGCAGTGATAAGTGCTTTAAGTGCTACTGCAGATGAAAATGTAGTGAAAATGAGAGGACATAAGTTTACAGTTGCAGTTCTTCCAATAATTGTAAAGGATGAGGTGGCACAGCTATCATCAACTTCAGATGTCGAGGAATTATTAGAAAAAATTGGAATTATTGACGATATAAAAAGAGTTAAGGAAGGTACGAAGATAAGGTCTGGAAGGGGTAAAATGAGAGGTAGAAGATATAAGGAACCTATAGGTCCTTTGCTGGTAGTTCATTCACCCGAGTTACCTATAGTAAAAGCATTCAGAAATCTTCCTGGTGCAGATGTCATTACATCTAAACAAGTAAGTGTAATTCATCTAGCTCCTGGTGGACATCCCGGTAGATTAACAATTTATACGGAAAGCTCAATTACTCAACTGGAAAAGAGGTTAGGTGCATCTAAATGA
- a CDS encoding 50S ribosomal protein L23 — MILSAVAAEKAIKLIESTNTIVLVVDRKSTKSDIKKEVEELFSVKVEKVNTEITPRGEKRAFVRLSPEYKASDLAGKLGIF; from the coding sequence GTGATATTAAGTGCGGTAGCAGCTGAAAAAGCAATCAAATTAATCGAGTCCACTAACACTATAGTATTGGTTGTAGATAGAAAGTCTACTAAGTCTGACATTAAAAAGGAAGTAGAAGAATTGTTTAGTGTAAAAGTAGAGAAGGTAAATACTGAGATAACTCCAAGGGGAGAGAAGAGAGCTTTTGTTAGGCTTTCTCCAGAATATAAAGCCAGTGATTTAGCTGGTAAACTAGGTATATTCTAA
- a CDS encoding 50S ribosomal protein L2, with protein sequence MGKSLLQQRAGRGNINFRNPGWLKVGKARYPNIKGHYIGKVIDILHNPGIAAPLAEIKLENGVKFFTQAVQGLRVGQKIEVGGTNPSMGNIVEVSSLPEGTLVCNIEKNRGDGGRYARVAGGYGIIIGKSGNKVMIKLPSDKIIGVESDARATVGIVAGGGVTEKPILKAGNNYWRFKAKAKKWPHVRGVAMNVVDHPHGGGLHASVSRPSTVSRNAPPGRKVGHIAARRTGRRESK encoded by the coding sequence ATGGGTAAGAGTTTACTACAACAGAGGGCAGGAAGGGGTAATATAAATTTTAGAAATCCAGGTTGGTTGAAAGTAGGGAAAGCTAGATATCCTAACATAAAGGGTCATTATATAGGTAAAGTTATAGACATTCTTCATAACCCTGGAATTGCAGCTCCTCTAGCAGAGATAAAATTAGAGAATGGGGTAAAATTCTTTACGCAAGCCGTACAAGGACTAAGGGTAGGCCAGAAAATTGAAGTAGGAGGAACTAATCCCTCTATGGGAAATATAGTAGAAGTATCTTCTTTACCTGAAGGAACTCTCGTTTGTAATATAGAAAAAAATCGTGGAGACGGAGGGAGGTATGCAAGAGTAGCCGGCGGTTATGGAATAATTATAGGAAAATCTGGTAACAAAGTTATGATAAAATTACCTTCTGACAAAATAATTGGGGTCGAATCCGACGCTAGAGCTACAGTAGGCATAGTTGCGGGAGGTGGAGTAACCGAAAAGCCAATCTTAAAGGCCGGAAACAATTACTGGAGATTCAAAGCCAAGGCGAAGAAATGGCCCCATGTTAGAGGAGTTGCAATGAACGTTGTGGATCATCCTCATGGAGGAGGTCTTCACGCTAGTGTAAGCAGACCTTCTACTGTATCTCGTAACGCTCCTCCAGGAAGAAAGGTAGGGCATATAGCTGCTAGAAGGACCGGAAGGAGGGAAAGCAAGTGA
- a CDS encoding 30S ribosomal protein S19, with amino-acid sequence MSIEILPEWRKFKYRGKTLDELMSMPMDEFLKLLPSRQRRSINRGFTDAQRALLEKIRKYRREGKNKLIRTHVRSLVILPEMVGLRMAVFNGKEFVEFTITPEMIGHYLGEYSITTKKVEHGEPGLKATRSSLFMAMKG; translated from the coding sequence ATGTCAATCGAAATATTGCCGGAATGGAGGAAGTTTAAATATAGAGGAAAGACCTTAGATGAGCTTATGTCTATGCCTATGGATGAATTTCTAAAGTTGCTTCCTTCTAGGCAGAGAAGATCTATAAACAGAGGTTTTACTGATGCTCAGAGAGCTCTTTTAGAGAAAATTAGAAAATACAGAAGAGAGGGAAAGAACAAGCTTATAAGAACTCATGTACGTAGCCTAGTTATATTACCTGAAATGGTTGGCTTAAGGATGGCTGTATTTAATGGAAAGGAATTTGTAGAATTTACTATAACTCCTGAAATGATTGGGCATTATTTGGGAGAATATTCAATAACGACGAAGAAGGTAGAGCATGGAGAGCCTGGCCTAAAGGCAACAAGGTCAAGCTTATTCATGGCCATGAAGGGATGA
- a CDS encoding 50S ribosomal protein L22, whose product MGKWIYPELQYEESKIAKGLVREAPVSIRDLYNVCKAVRGMGLTEAKSYLQNVIEMKEAVPYWRYNTGASHKPGLEQRWGIKAGRYPRKAAKYVLKLLDNVEVNANSKGLDTEKLKIIHIAAHKGLTLKRFIPRAFGRSSKKYRYTSNIEVVVAEVE is encoded by the coding sequence ATGGGCAAGTGGATATATCCTGAACTTCAATATGAGGAATCAAAGATAGCGAAGGGTTTAGTTAGAGAAGCACCTGTGTCTATAAGAGATCTTTATAACGTATGCAAGGCAGTGAGGGGAATGGGTCTTACTGAGGCAAAGTCTTATCTACAGAATGTTATAGAAATGAAAGAAGCTGTCCCTTACTGGAGATATAATACTGGCGCTTCACACAAGCCTGGATTAGAGCAACGTTGGGGGATAAAGGCAGGCAGATATCCGCGTAAAGCGGCGAAATATGTGTTGAAGTTACTCGATAATGTTGAAGTTAATGCAAATTCAAAAGGTTTGGATACAGAAAAATTGAAGATAATTCATATAGCAGCTCATAAAGGGCTTACCCTAAAGAGGTTTATTCCAAGGGCTTTTGGTAGATCGTCCAAGAAATATAGATATACCTCAAATATTGAGGTGGTAGTAGCAGAGGTCGAGTAA
- a CDS encoding 30S ribosomal protein S3, whose amino-acid sequence MVNVRKYFLQKYMTRVMVDQYLAKQFYNAEYSGVEINRSPIGTRVIIYAGRPAMIIGKGGRTIKQLAQILEKHYQIENPQITVTNVEKPELDARVMAFRLAITLEKGYHFRRAAFITVRKIMNAGALGTEVVISGKLSSERARYEKLKEGTVYKSGQSLDYMVDRAIAIATLKPGIFGVEVVITKPLNPIDKMSLNEDVNMNEEGGESPAPSQGAITVTNVSFIDNEGGNKNDETKTRGGES is encoded by the coding sequence ATGGTTAACGTCAGAAAGTATTTCCTTCAAAAATATATGACTAGAGTTATGGTCGATCAATATCTAGCTAAGCAGTTCTATAACGCTGAATATTCTGGAGTTGAAATAAATAGAAGTCCTATAGGTACGCGTGTAATAATCTATGCGGGAAGACCAGCTATGATAATAGGGAAAGGAGGAAGAACAATAAAACAGTTAGCTCAGATATTGGAAAAACATTACCAGATAGAGAATCCTCAAATTACCGTTACTAATGTGGAAAAGCCAGAGTTGGACGCTAGGGTTATGGCATTTAGGTTGGCAATTACTTTGGAAAAGGGTTATCATTTCAGAAGGGCCGCTTTCATTACAGTAAGAAAAATAATGAACGCAGGTGCTTTAGGTACAGAGGTAGTAATAAGCGGTAAGTTAAGCTCTGAAAGGGCACGCTACGAAAAGCTAAAGGAAGGTACTGTATATAAGAGCGGACAGAGTCTTGATTATATGGTAGATAGAGCCATAGCAATAGCTACTCTAAAGCCTGGTATATTTGGAGTAGAGGTAGTAATAACTAAGCCTCTAAATCCAATTGACAAGATGTCTTTGAACGAAGATGTTAACATGAATGAAGAAGGTGGAGAATCTCCTGCCCCTTCACAAGGCGCAATAACAGTTACAAATGTCTCCTTCATAGATAATGAAGGAGGAAATAAGAATGACGAAACAAAAACTAGAGGTGGAGAATCATGA
- the rpmC gene encoding 50S ribosomal protein L29, giving the protein MTIKPKEIREMKMEDIDNKIAELQMELMKLRLQSKIGTLKNTSSIRNTRKDIARLITIKAEMEKASKSQSNESKL; this is encoded by the coding sequence ATGACCATAAAACCTAAAGAAATAAGAGAAATGAAGATGGAAGATATTGATAACAAAATAGCGGAATTGCAAATGGAGTTAATGAAATTAAGGTTACAATCTAAGATAGGAACGTTGAAAAATACGTCATCTATAAGAAATACTAGAAAGGATATAGCTAGGCTAATAACTATAAAAGCCGAGATGGAAAAAGCATCGAAATCACAGTCAAATGAATCCAAGCTATAA
- a CDS encoding ribonuclease P protein subunit, producing MKFLDVIGFKVKILSHSDFNLIGISGEIVYETQKFLIIKKDNGKEIMVYKPNGVFLLSSQGKSYIIRGDKLLGKPWKRSKKIR from the coding sequence ATGAAATTTCTTGATGTGATAGGTTTCAAAGTGAAGATTTTATCTCATTCTGATTTTAATCTAATAGGTATATCAGGGGAAATAGTATACGAAACCCAAAAATTTCTAATTATAAAAAAGGACAACGGAAAGGAAATAATGGTCTATAAGCCAAATGGGGTCTTCCTTTTATCGTCGCAAGGAAAATCTTATATTATACGAGGGGACAAACTGCTAGGTAAACCTTGGAAAAGGTCAAAAAAGATTAGGTGA
- a CDS encoding 30S ribosomal protein S17, translating into MKFSEVKEVGVQGVSVPSNKCQDNNCPYHGTLRVRGMIDEGLLVKYRARNMGVVEREYLYYNSKYKRYEKRRSKIHAHIPPCLDVKEGDRVIIGETRQLAKSISFVVLGKR; encoded by the coding sequence ATGAAGTTCTCAGAAGTAAAAGAGGTAGGCGTACAGGGGGTATCCGTTCCCTCAAATAAATGTCAAGATAATAACTGTCCCTATCATGGAACTTTAAGAGTTAGGGGCATGATAGATGAAGGGCTTTTAGTGAAATACAGAGCAAGGAACATGGGAGTCGTAGAGAGAGAATATCTTTATTATAATAGTAAGTACAAGAGGTATGAGAAAAGGAGGAGCAAGATCCACGCTCATATTCCTCCATGTCTAGACGTTAAAGAGGGAGATAGAGTTATAATTGGCGAGACTAGACAGCTAGCTAAATCTATATCATTTGTAGTTTTAGGAAAGAGGTGA
- a CDS encoding 50S ribosomal protein L14, whose translation MSEKLQVLGSRKGLTPALQHMSEVTVADNSGGKLAMIIGVYGYHGVLRRVPFANIADLVMVSVKKGSPEVRKQKFKAVVIRQRMPFKRPDGTWISFEDNAVVIVNPDGTPKGTEIRGPVAREAAERWPKIASQATIVI comes from the coding sequence ATGTCGGAGAAGCTTCAAGTATTAGGTTCGAGAAAAGGTCTAACACCAGCACTGCAACATATGTCGGAGGTGACTGTAGCTGATAATAGCGGAGGAAAATTAGCTATGATAATTGGAGTTTATGGCTATCATGGTGTTCTAAGAAGGGTACCTTTTGCAAATATAGCAGATCTAGTAATGGTTTCAGTGAAAAAGGGATCTCCCGAAGTTAGGAAACAGAAGTTTAAGGCTGTAGTTATAAGGCAGCGTATGCCATTTAAGAGGCCAGACGGAACGTGGATTTCATTTGAAGATAACGCCGTTGTTATTGTAAATCCAGACGGTACTCCGAAGGGAACTGAGATCAGAGGTCCAGTGGCTAGGGAAGCTGCTGAAAGATGGCCAAAAATAGCTAGCCAAGCTACTATTGTAATTTAA
- the rplX gene encoding 50S ribosomal protein L24, with protein sequence MVSSKPSKQRSEIRNAPLHRRKNMLVAPVTDEIKSQQGITRISIRKGDTVKVTRGQHVGTEGKVAVIDTRTGRIGIEGLSRKKVDGTPVYVMIHSSKVMITKLDMGDNRRRESIERKASERKKTLERKQNTSTS encoded by the coding sequence ATGGTTTCTTCAAAACCATCAAAACAGAGATCTGAGATTAGAAATGCTCCTTTACATAGAAGGAAAAACATGTTAGTTGCACCAGTGACAGATGAAATTAAATCCCAACAAGGAATTACCAGGATAAGCATAAGGAAAGGAGACACAGTGAAAGTAACGAGAGGTCAGCATGTAGGAACTGAAGGAAAAGTGGCAGTTATTGATACTAGAACTGGAAGAATAGGCATTGAAGGTTTATCAAGGAAGAAGGTTGATGGAACTCCAGTTTACGTAATGATTCATTCCTCTAAGGTTATGATAACTAAGCTTGATATGGGCGACAATAGGAGGAGAGAAAGCATAGAGAGAAAAGCTTCTGAGAGGAAGAAAACTTTAGAAAGGAAGCAAAACACTTCTACGAGTTAA
- a CDS encoding 30S ribosomal protein S4e: protein MVHFTRFEAPGFLAVNKKEYKWVVRPSPGPHRARFSVPLAVVLRDQLKVATSIKEVKAIVSQGKVLVDGRIRKDYRYPIGVMDVIAIPSASLYFRAMPHPTDYITLVKITSEDATYKLVKVANKTTLTGKRTQLNLDDGRNILVNEEKAKSIHTRDTLKIELPSQNIIGHLEMKEGAYGIITGGKNVGAHGKISSIKKAQYKVDAYSLVTVENQAGYKYETNLKNVMVIGEEKPEIRLE, encoded by the coding sequence GTGGTACATTTTACGAGATTTGAGGCTCCTGGATTTCTTGCTGTTAATAAGAAAGAATATAAATGGGTGGTAAGACCATCTCCTGGTCCTCATAGGGCGAGATTTAGCGTTCCTTTAGCTGTAGTACTTAGGGATCAGCTAAAAGTTGCGACTTCTATAAAGGAAGTAAAAGCTATAGTTTCGCAAGGAAAAGTTCTAGTTGACGGAAGGATAAGGAAGGATTATAGATATCCTATTGGTGTCATGGATGTGATAGCTATTCCATCAGCATCGCTTTATTTTAGAGCAATGCCACACCCCACTGATTATATAACTCTTGTTAAGATTACTTCAGAGGATGCCACTTATAAGTTAGTTAAAGTAGCCAATAAGACAACTTTAACGGGGAAGAGGACTCAACTTAATTTGGACGACGGAAGAAATATTCTAGTTAATGAAGAGAAAGCCAAGTCAATTCATACTAGAGATACTTTGAAAATAGAACTTCCAAGTCAGAATATAATAGGGCATTTGGAGATGAAGGAGGGTGCATATGGAATAATAACTGGAGGTAAAAACGTCGGCGCACATGGAAAGATTTCCTCAATAAAGAAAGCTCAATATAAGGTTGATGCCTATTCCTTAGTTACTGTGGAGAATCAGGCTGGATATAAATATGAAACTAACTTAAAGAATGTAATGGTTATAGGAGAGGAAAAACCTGAAATAAGGCTTGAGTAG
- a CDS encoding 50S ribosomal protein L5: protein MAEAQIQTQNKMRQIKLEKVTVNIGLGESGERLQKAYQLVQELTDVKPVYTRAKKSIKEFDVRKGTPIGVAATLRGKKAEEFLARVLPAINNRIKDSSFDRYGNVAFGVSEHVVIPGTHYDPDIGIFGLDVAITFIRPGYRVARRQRKSARIPKRHRVTKEEVIDYLKQKFGVTIISGES from the coding sequence ATGGCAGAGGCTCAAATTCAAACTCAAAATAAAATGCGTCAAATTAAACTGGAGAAAGTTACTGTAAACATAGGCCTAGGAGAATCTGGGGAGAGGTTGCAGAAGGCATATCAATTAGTTCAGGAATTGACAGATGTAAAGCCAGTATATACTAGGGCCAAGAAATCTATAAAAGAATTTGACGTAAGGAAGGGGACTCCTATAGGAGTTGCCGCAACGTTAAGAGGAAAGAAAGCTGAAGAATTTCTTGCTAGGGTTCTTCCAGCAATAAATAACAGAATTAAAGATAGTAGCTTTGATAGATATGGTAATGTGGCATTTGGTGTATCTGAACACGTAGTAATTCCTGGTACTCATTATGATCCTGATATAGGTATATTTGGTTTAGATGTTGCTATAACGTTCATAAGGCCTGGCTATAGAGTAGCGAGGAGACAGCGTAAGTCTGCTAGAATACCTAAGAGGCATAGAGTTACTAAAGAAGAAGTCATAGATTATTTAAAGCAGAAGTTTGGTGTTACAATAATATCGGGTGAATCATAA
- a CDS encoding 30S ribosomal protein S14 — protein MGKFKPPAERKYGRGVQYCRRCGSTDSVIQKYGIYLCRQCFREVSSDLGFKKYW, from the coding sequence ATGGGCAAATTCAAACCTCCAGCAGAAAGAAAGTACGGAAGAGGAGTTCAGTATTGCCGTAGATGTGGAAGCACAGATTCAGTTATTCAGAAATACGGGATTTATCTTTGCCGTCAATGTTTTAGGGAAGTATCTTCTGATCTGGGTTTCAAGAAGTATTGGTGA
- a CDS encoding 30S ribosomal protein S8 gives MVMVNPLSNALTTIYNNEARRHNQAIIMPGSKLVINVLRVMQKEGYIGEFEQIDDGRWSKVVVQLLGRVNKCGPITPRYSLSYRDMISLPDHVRKYLPSKEIGIIIVSTSKGIMSHKLAAANRLGGVALGYVF, from the coding sequence GTGGTGATGGTTAATCCTCTCTCGAATGCTCTAACTACGATATATAACAATGAGGCAAGAAGGCATAATCAGGCCATAATAATGCCAGGTTCAAAATTAGTTATAAATGTACTCAGAGTAATGCAAAAAGAAGGATATATAGGCGAATTTGAGCAAATAGATGATGGTAGATGGAGTAAGGTAGTCGTCCAGTTACTTGGGCGTGTAAATAAGTGTGGTCCAATAACGCCAAGATATTCTCTATCATATAGGGATATGATTAGTTTGCCAGACCATGTAAGAAAATATTTACCATCTAAAGAAATAGGAATAATTATAGTGTCGACTTCAAAGGGTATAATGTCACACAAGTTGGCAGCAGCCAATAGGTTAGGTGGTGTAGCTCTAGGCTACGTGTTCTAA
- a CDS encoding 50S ribosomal protein L6: MQSIVVKEEIEIPSGVEVKIDGKKITVNGKKGQIERDFSFAKEIEISLDANKVILMSTFLNRKEKALIYSVKRHILNMIEGVTKGYRYSLKIISTHFPMSVKVVGDEVQITNLIGEKDIRRVKIYPGVKVTVKGEDITVEGIDLEKVSHVAANIETQSKIRGFDKRVFSDGIFLYKKEVLS, encoded by the coding sequence ATGCAGTCAATAGTTGTAAAGGAAGAAATAGAGATTCCATCTGGAGTGGAAGTTAAGATAGACGGTAAGAAAATAACAGTTAATGGTAAAAAAGGTCAGATTGAGAGAGACTTTTCCTTTGCTAAGGAGATAGAAATATCCCTGGATGCAAATAAAGTAATTTTAATGTCGACCTTCCTAAACAGAAAGGAAAAGGCCCTTATATATTCTGTTAAGAGGCATATACTAAATATGATAGAAGGCGTAACTAAAGGCTACCGTTATTCTTTGAAGATAATATCAACTCACTTTCCTATGAGCGTGAAAGTTGTTGGAGATGAAGTTCAGATAACTAACTTGATAGGAGAAAAGGACATAAGGAGAGTTAAGATATATCCAGGAGTTAAAGTGACAGTAAAGGGAGAAGATATAACTGTAGAAGGCATAGATTTAGAAAAAGTTTCTCATGTTGCTGCAAATATAGAGACGCAGTCTAAGATAAGGGGTTTTGATAAGAGAGTATTTTCGGACGGTATCTTTTTGTATAAAAAAGAGGTGTTAAGTTAA
- a CDS encoding 50S ribosomal protein L32e: MVSKVLSVRRKIQRLRSKSRNNIPDFVRYDADKYFRLERQESWRKPRGRDNKSRLKIRGFPPLAQPGYRKPKEVRNLHPSGLAPVLVSNLKDLDSLQSKANQVIVIISSSVGLKKRLEIIKKARELNLRLANGGVYE; the protein is encoded by the coding sequence ATGGTATCAAAAGTACTTTCCGTAAGGAGAAAAATTCAAAGATTAAGGTCAAAGTCAAGGAATAATATACCAGACTTTGTTAGGTACGACGCAGATAAATATTTTAGATTAGAAAGGCAGGAATCGTGGAGGAAACCAAGAGGAAGGGATAACAAGTCAAGGCTAAAGATAAGAGGTTTTCCTCCGTTAGCGCAACCTGGATATAGAAAACCTAAAGAAGTTCGTAATCTTCATCCCAGTGGTTTAGCTCCAGTGTTGGTTAGTAACTTAAAAGATCTAGATTCCTTACAATCAAAAGCCAATCAAGTGATAGTTATAATTTCCAGTAGCGTTGGACTTAAAAAGAGGCTTGAAATCATAAAGAAAGCTAGAGAACTTAATTTAAGGCTAGCTAATGGTGGTGTTTATGAGTAA
- a CDS encoding 50S ribosomal protein L19e: MSNLKVQKRIAASITGAGTSRVKILPDFADEVAESLTRSDIKSLIKDGKIIIERKKGISSGRKKLRSYKKHKKSEGKGYGSRKGRKGARREDEWVNKIRKIRRYLKWLRDNGIIDSHTYRKYYMKAKGGVFRSLADVRTTLKQQGLIKGDSQ, translated from the coding sequence ATGAGTAATTTAAAGGTACAAAAAAGAATAGCCGCAAGTATAACAGGAGCAGGTACAAGTAGAGTCAAAATATTGCCAGATTTCGCGGACGAGGTGGCAGAATCTTTAACTAGGTCTGATATAAAGTCCTTAATAAAGGATGGAAAAATAATAATTGAAAGAAAGAAGGGTATAAGCTCTGGGAGAAAGAAGCTAAGAAGTTACAAGAAGCATAAGAAAAGTGAAGGAAAAGGTTATGGCAGCAGAAAAGGCAGGAAAGGAGCTAGGAGAGAAGACGAGTGGGTTAATAAAATTAGAAAAATAAGAAGATACTTAAAGTGGCTAAGAGACAATGGAATAATAGATAGTCATACTTATAGAAAATACTATATGAAGGCAAAAGGAGGAGTGTTTAGGAGTCTGGCCGACGTTAGGACAACCTTAAAACAGCAGGGTCTAATAAAAGGTGACTCTCAATGA